GCGTCAAGCAGAAACAGAAGATGCGAGAGGCCGCCAAGGCGGGCGCTGACGGCTATGTGACCAAACCCGTCAACACCAAAAAACTCCGCGACGAGTTCGCCGACGTTCTCGACTGGCCCGCCGCGAGTCAAGAGTAGCTGCCGAGGAGCCCTGTTGAAATCCTCAGAGAGTCACACGTTCGTCCTGTAATTCGACTAGATGAACGCTTCCCGAAGTCACAGTTACACCGTTTCACTGAGACTCGGTCTATCTGACACCTCCGACGCCGTGTCGTGGTCCGCGGTCTAAGGCCAGCAAGGATTCTTGTTTAGCATATATGTGGATTCTACTGAGTCAAAACGAGTATCAAAAGCACCACACCAAACAGTAGGATAATCACTGAGAGCTGTTTGTTCCGTCTCCTTGTTCGTTCACCGACTTTCACAGGATCGTTTCTAACTTCTTCAACACTTCCCCATGTACGACCACCTAATTCTGGTCTGCGAAACCCAATAATACCCATCGTTATGAATAACAGTGAAGCGAGTAAGTAACTCATCTACCTACTGACTTCCAGTTGGACGACAAGTATTATCAATCATTTCACTTCATGTCAACTGTTAGGATTTATTGTTTTGGATCTACCGAAACACTCGGCAGTTGATGTATTCTCCTGACTATGCTCAAGACGCAGACTTCAGTGACCAGCTGTTTCAGACAAAAATATCTCAAAGAAGAGGATTTCAACAGAGACGCCAAGGATTATTTGATCGCGGAAACGACGCCAGCAACGCCACGCACACTTTTCACCGCGCCCAGTTTCGCCAGCGAGCCACCTTTCAGCGCGCCAAATTTGGCGTACGACGCGGTCGTGACCGCACCTGCTTTGGCGTAGTAGCCGCTTTTGCGGGCCGCACCGATACAGTAGTGTTTGGCCGCCATCGGGATCGGGGCGCGTCGACCCTGTACCGCGGTCGACCCCTCGCGGATCGCCGCACAGACATCGCTGGCCGTAACTGAGTCCCTGCTTTCGGCGTCCAGCGTGATCTCGGTGTAGGCACGCCCCACATACGGCAGGGTGTGGGCATCGCTGGCCGCCACCGCCGGATAGCCGTGGGCGTCGGCAAACCGCCGGGCGCGGCGGTTTTTATATCCGGTAAACAGCCACGCGTTGAACGACTCGATGGCGTCGACATCGGGGATGTTCTTCTTCCGAACACCGT
This sequence is a window from Halohasta litchfieldiae. Protein-coding genes within it:
- a CDS encoding CehA/McbA family metallohydrolase gives rise to the protein MDIPLQIDLHVHSDGSYDGSEPVDLILEHAADIGLDGVVITDHDAIGESLRAAELAPEYGLIGIPGVEVSTAHGHLLAIGVEEMPPRREPYAETVDWIRDHGGVAIVPHPFQRTRHGVRKKNIPDVDAIESFNAWLFTGYKNRRARRFADAHGYPAVAASDAHTLPYVGRAYTEITLDAESRDSVTASDVCAAIREGSTAVQGRRAPIPMAAKHYCIGAARKSGYYAKAGAVTTASYAKFGALKGGSLAKLGAVKSVRGVAGVVSAIK